GGCCTTACGGTAACCGATTTCACAGGAGTCGTCCACGACATAATCGTAGCGGCCTCTGCGGAATATCTCGTAGAGGAAGACGGCCTGGTCCCCCCGTATTTCCTGCAGGACGAGCTGATGGAGCGCCTGGGCGTAAGCTCAAGGACGATATCGGCTATTCAGAGGGCGTTGTTGGACATCGGCGAAGCCGTTTCCGAGTCTAAGAAAAAGAGGAAGAAGCTCCCTCGCAGCTACATCGGTTCCCTCGGGAGGTTTCTTCAGCATTGGTACTCTACCGAAGAGGGATTTTACGTCAGGCTCGTCATAGGCGGCGATAACACCAAGCTAAAAGTCTACTGCATGGACCCCAGGGAGGCGTCGGGACCACTGACGGAGTTCCACGCGTCAATACATATGTCCGGGACACTGGCACCTCTCGACGAGTACGTAACGGAACTGGGGCTGGAGGATGCCGAAGCGCGTATTTTCAGATCGCCGTTCGATCCCGAGAACCTTTTGATCGAGTATGTCACCGACGTTTCCACCAAATACGACGAGATGAGCGACCCCGGAAACGTGGAGAGGATGGAGCAGCGGACGGTCGATATCGTAAGATGCACGGACAGAAACACAGCCGTATTTTTTCCATCCTACAGACTGATGGACACATTCATAAGGGGCCGAGTTCCAGACCGTATAGGGAAGGACATATTCTACGAGATCAGGGGAATGAGCCAGATCGATCTAATGGAGGCAGTGGAGGGGTTCAGGAGCACCCCGCACAGCGTATTATTCGCCGTTACAGGGGGACGTATAAGCGAGGGGCTCGACTTCCCCGATAAAGACCTGGAGGTCGCAGTGATAATCGGGATTCCGTATCCTCGGCCGACGGCCAAACACAAGGCATTCACAAGATACTGCGAGATCGTTTTCGGAGATGGTTTCGAGCACGCATCCAAAATACCGGCCACGCGCAGGATCAGACAGGCGATCGGAAGGCTGATCAGGTCCGAGAACGACGCGGGGGCGGCGATAATACTGGACCGCAGGGCGTCCGTGCTGGACGGGATAGACGCGCGCCCCACCGACTACCCGTGTTCGGACATCG
The DNA window shown above is from Methanomassiliicoccaceae archaeon and carries:
- a CDS encoding ATP-dependent DNA helicase — translated: MDLFPYPFREGQREMVDFLREAAVTGRAAVVESGTGTGKTISSLVASIDAAKSTGCKVVYLTRTKSQHKQVVTECARISEKMPLLCVPLQGRKASTCPMMAGDPELATGTPEELSKLCSEYKRKENGVCACKYFENIEKTDIPSVIEYIRKGHPSQEEFNSYCEDGELCPYELMKHALPEADVIVAPYPFVFMPPVLHHFIEWAGAPLRSMIAVVDEAHNLPDYLREVMTAEYSLNALALAEREAREMGNPEVAEGLTVTDFTGVVHDIIVAASAEYLVEEDGLVPPYFLQDELMERLGVSSRTISAIQRALLDIGEAVSESKKKRKKLPRSYIGSLGRFLQHWYSTEEGFYVRLVIGGDNTKLKVYCMDPREASGPLTEFHASIHMSGTLAPLDEYVTELGLEDAEARIFRSPFDPENLLIEYVTDVSTKYDEMSDPGNVERMEQRTVDIVRCTDRNTAVFFPSYRLMDTFIRGRVPDRIGKDIFYEIRGMSQIDLMEAVEGFRSTPHSVLFAVTGGRISEGLDFPDKDLEVAVIIGIPYPRPTAKHKAFTRYCEIVFGDGFEHASKIPATRRIRQAIGRLIRSENDAGAAIILDRRASVLDGIDARPTDYPCSDIVEFFAEREQN